Proteins encoded within one genomic window of bacterium:
- a CDS encoding cytochrome B6 — protein sequence MKRKSKQHNRGAWIVAAIVMASIGLPLIKALAEEPSSYSPVVIKEAFETTMARMKAAKPDVMQRQADLLAERYDLSDRPAEGVAMSRGKPIQAGVRVKLTPGTTWAELANMPPAEIRNKGLFPKGFLPLPHPNHAEGGMVFPQHHIDEINKQEGRNLTRFDLDYDLPTHLLPEYPPPIYLTTRTDLGDVSQGKVVTIDNYYKLFNGILNPKQLEGFRLLVTPFPQQQFNQTEDRRSARPHRGVTCFDCHVNGHTNATTHLVGDIRPQAFRHGLDTPPLRGVNIQRLFGSQRALKSIEDFTEFEQRAAYFDGDPVIATKKGANILERGSQVHFMAEVQALFDFPPAPKLDVFGKLDPAKATEAELRGQAAFFGKGRCAECHPAPYYTDNLMHNLRTERFFKPQMINDRMTVGDGPIKTFPLRGIKDSPPYHHDRRLLTLEDTVEFYNLILGVKLTEQEKKDVVAFMRCL from the coding sequence CGTTCGAAACGACGATGGCCCGCATGAAGGCGGCCAAGCCGGACGTGATGCAGCGACAGGCAGACCTGCTCGCCGAGCGCTACGACCTCAGCGACCGCCCCGCCGAAGGCGTCGCCATGTCGCGGGGCAAGCCGATCCAGGCCGGCGTGCGGGTCAAGCTCACCCCCGGAACAACCTGGGCGGAGCTTGCGAACATGCCGCCGGCGGAGATTCGCAACAAAGGCCTGTTCCCCAAGGGGTTTCTACCATTGCCGCACCCCAATCACGCCGAAGGGGGCATGGTCTTTCCGCAGCATCACATCGACGAAATCAACAAGCAGGAGGGCCGCAATCTCACGCGCTTCGACTTAGACTACGATTTGCCCACGCATCTCCTGCCCGAATATCCGCCGCCGATTTACCTGACGACCCGGACCGACCTGGGCGACGTGTCCCAGGGCAAGGTCGTGACGATCGACAACTACTACAAGCTGTTCAACGGCATTCTGAACCCCAAGCAGCTCGAGGGGTTTCGCCTGCTGGTAACGCCGTTTCCGCAGCAGCAGTTCAACCAGACGGAGGACCGTCGCTCCGCACGACCCCACCGCGGCGTCACCTGCTTTGATTGCCATGTGAACGGCCACACCAACGCCACCACGCACCTCGTAGGCGACATCAGGCCGCAGGCGTTTCGCCACGGTCTCGACACGCCGCCGCTGCGCGGCGTGAACATCCAGCGGCTGTTCGGCTCGCAACGGGCACTCAAGAGCATCGAGGACTTTACGGAGTTCGAGCAGCGCGCGGCCTACTTCGACGGCGACCCGGTAATCGCCACCAAAAAAGGAGCCAACATCCTCGAGCGAGGCAGTCAGGTCCATTTCATGGCCGAAGTGCAGGCACTGTTCGACTTCCCGCCCGCCCCCAAGCTGGATGTCTTCGGCAAACTCGATCCCGCCAAGGCCACCGAAGCCGAGTTGCGGGGGCAAGCTGCTTTCTTCGGCAAGGGACGATGCGCCGAGTGCCATCCGGCGCCGTACTACACCGACAACCTCATGCACAACCTCCGAACCGAACGGTTCTTCAAACCGCAGATGATCAACGATCGGATGACAGTCGGAGACGGCCCCATCAAGACGTTCCCGCTTCGCGGCATCAAGGATTCACCGCCCTATCACCACGATAGACGATTGCTCACGCTGGAGGATACGGTCGAGTTCTACAATCTGATTCTCGGCGTCAAGCTGACAGAGCAGGAGAAGAAAGACGTGGTCGCCTTCATGCGATGCCTCTGA